The following are encoded together in the Ammospiza nelsoni isolate bAmmNel1 chromosome 33, bAmmNel1.pri, whole genome shotgun sequence genome:
- the LOC132085916 gene encoding olfactory receptor 14J1-like translates to MSNSSSISHFLLLALANTRQLQLLHFCLLLGISLAALLGNGLIISAVACGHQLHTPMFFFLLNLALTDLGSICTTVPKAMHNSLWDTRDISYKGCATQLFFFLFFIGAEFYLLTIMCYDRYVSICKPLHYGTLLGSRACAHMAAAAWASAFLYSLLHTANTFSLSLCHGNVLGQFFCEIPQILKLSCSNSSLRELGIIAVSACLLFGCFVFIVFSYVQIFRVVLRIPSEQGRHKAFSTCLPHLAVVSLFISTVMFAHLKPPSLSSPSLDLALSVLYSVVPPALNPLIYSLRNQELKAAVRRLMTGCFQEH, encoded by the coding sequence atgtccaacagcagctccataaGCCACTTCCTCCTGCTAGCATTGGCAAacacgcggcagctgcagctcctgcacttctgcctcttgctgggcatctccctggctgccctcctgggcaacggcctcatcatcagcgccgtagcctgcggccaccagCTGCACAcacccatgttcttcttcctgctcaacctggccctcactgacctgggctccatctgcaccactgtccccaaagccatgcacaattccctctgggacaccagagACATCTCCTACAAAGGATGTGCTacacagctctttttctttctcttctttattgGGGCAGAGTTTTAtctcctgaccatcatgtgctacgaccgctacgtgtccatctgcaaacccctgcactacgggaccctcctgggcagcagagcttgtgcccacatggcagcagctgcctgggccagtgcctttctctattcgctgctgcacacagccaatacattttccctgtccctgtgccatggcaatgtcctgggccagttcttctgtgaaatcccacagatcctcaagctctcctgctcaaaTTCCTCACTCAGGGAACTGGGGATAATTGCAGTTAGTGCCTGCTTGctatttggttgttttgttttcattgttttctcctatgtgcagatcttcagggtcgtgctgaggatcccctctgagcagggacggcacaaagccttttccacctgcctccctcacctggctgtggtctcCCTGTTCATCAGCACTGTCATGTTTGCTCACCTGaagcctccctccctctcctccccatccctggatctggctttgtcagttctgtactcagtggtgcctccagccctgaaccccctcatctacagcctgaggaaccaggagctcaaggctgctgtgaggagacTGATGACTGGGTGCTTTCAGGAACATTAA